A genomic region of Nymphaea colorata isolate Beijing-Zhang1983 chromosome 2, ASM883128v2, whole genome shotgun sequence contains the following coding sequences:
- the LOC116247800 gene encoding zinc finger CCCH domain-containing protein 32-like isoform X1 has protein sequence MDGASRDSNPHSTSEEEANKRNTDCVYFLASPLTCIKGADCEFRHSEVARVNPRDCWFWRNGNCLNPKCAFRHPPLDGFRGNSAAPSSSVSRPALPPAAPLAHFPSYMPGPYQSPAYSSNRQKIPCYYFQKGTCLKGDKCPFMHGSQPAGDSTSSQVAETVPASDSHSIKKTMKGTGDSILQQENPSGDTIQRVEIPAIVKANAEAGHASTSPPEKNLLINGGDKSRMCIQSSMLVCGGNTLSTHHTHQSQVNDAQAENGKDVDECLGESSPGFDVLVDDDVEEAEYFDTDIEGALSHSRRHLKSMREFDYTASCMDPLGEFEESEVDPPDAYRRNQDLHGREQSHACMDWGLERPSSEERILRFGEESHDVTNGQDLRYHLSKQRRANGSAIGAGSDRHGDLWRRDDKLERYHRHSYEELAQYSNVESSISSRLKGRIKFPGNHSQDPSSERYLDMETKRRQMRIRSSPSRSMVHRETHNNKARGRPNAALRTGEISDYPQHSSASSNRQILKSQVVHEGDEQNVRPRKFSSQDSSAQLSFEGPKPLSVILKRKRAMVSVDSSGSRNADEKSQIESPDEASEPMNMVQPSEILKESCCDVHGPNNVQNSKGKLDSRDEVYSVQNDGLPLQMDCNAPVEDGSVLEIQDQHAENLDVNGEFDDAGSEGRNWKEENPDGEDEYLEDEDGDDFARKLGVMFS, from the exons aTGGATGGAGCTTCTCGTGATTCGAACCCACATTCTACCTCGGAGGAGGAAGCGAACAAGAGGAACACAGATTGCGTCTACTTCCTGGCTTCTCCTTTGACATGCATCAAG GGAGCTGACTGTGAATTTCGTCATAGTGAAGTTGCAAGAGTTAATCCCAGGGATTGTTGGTTTTGGCGGAATGGTAACTGTTTGAATCCAAAATGTGCTTTTAGGCATCCG CCACTTGATGGGTTTCGTGGAAATTCAGCAGCACCTTCTTCAAGTGTATCTCGACCTGCTTTACCACCTGCAGCACCATTAGCACATTTCCCTTCGTACATGCCTGGTCCTTACCAGTCTCCTGCTTACAGTTCTAACAGACAAAAAATTCCTTGCTATTATTTCCAGAAAGGAACTTGTTTAAAGGGTGATAAATGTCCTTTTATGCATGGGTCACAGCCTGCAGGTGATTCTACTTCGTCACAGGTAGCAGAAACTGTTCCTGCTTCAGATTCTCACTCCATTAAGAAGACCATGAAGGGAACTGGGGATTCGATTCTTCAGCAAGAGAATCCTTCTGGGGACACCATACAGCGAGTTGAGATACCTGCAATAGTAAAAGCTAATGCTGAAGCTGGACATGCATCTACTTCACCTCCAGAAAAAAACTTGCTGATTAATGGAGGTGATAAGTCAAGAATGTGTATCCAATCTTCCATGTTGGTTTGTGGTGGAAATACCTTAAGCACTCACCATACTCACCAATCCCAAGTAAATGATGCCCAGGCCGAAAATGGAAAGGACGTTGATGAATGTCTTGGTGAATCTTCTCCTGGCTTTGATGTTCTTGTTGATGATGATGTGGAAGAAGCAGAGTACTTTGATACTGACATAGAAGGAGCCCTAAGCCATAGTAGGAggcatttgaaatccatgaggGAGTTTGACTACACTGCGTCATGCATGGATCCTCTTGGTGAGTTTGAAGAGTCTGAGGTAGATCCTCCTGATGCATATAGGCGGAACCAGGATCTACATGGACGGGAGCAAAGCCATGCTTGCATGGATTGGGGTCTAGAAAGACCTTCCTCAGAAGAAAGAATACTGAGGTTCGGAGAAGAAAGCCATGATGTTACAAATGGGCAGGATTTGCGTTATCATCTCTCAAAGCAAAGAAGAGCTAATGGGTCAGCAATTGGTGCTGGTTCAGATCGTCATGGTGATTTATGGAGGAGAGATGATAAGTTGGAGAGATATCACAGGCATTCTTATGAGGAGCTGGCACAGTATTCTAATGTTGAAAGCTCCATAAGTAGCCGTCTAAAGGGCAGGATCAAGTTTCCAGGTAATCATTCTCAAGATCCATCTTCTGAGCGATATTTGGACATGGAAACTAAGAGGAGACAAATGAGGATAAGATCATCTCCAAGCAGGTCCATGGTGCATCGTGAAACACACAATAACAAGGCAAGGGGAAGACCGAATGCGGCGCTCAGGACAGGAGAGATTTCTGATTACCCTCAGCATAGTTCAGCATCATCCAACAGACAGATACTGAAGAGTCAAGTCGTGCATGAGGGAGATGAGCAGAATGTAAGACCAAGGAAGTTTTCCAGTCAAGACTCCAGTGCACAGCTTTCATTTGAGGGTCCGAAGCCCCTCAGTGTTATCCTCAAGAGAAAGCGAGCAATGGTATCTGTAGATAGCAGTGGTTCAAGGAATGCAGATGAAAAGAGCCAGATAGAAAGTCCAGATGAGGCCTCTGAACCTATGAATATGGTTCAGCCTTCTGAGATCCTGAAAGAATCTTGTTGTGATGTTCATGGTCCCAACAACGTCCAAAATAGTAAAGGAAAGCTAGATTCAAGGGATGAAGTCTATTCAGTTCAGAATGATGGGTTGCCTCTACAAATGGACTGTAATGCCCCGGTAGAAGATGGTTCAGTGTTGGAGATACAAGATCAGCATGCTGAAAATCTGGATGTGAATGGAGAATTTGATGATGCAGGGAGTGAAGGGAGAAATTGGAAGGAAGAAAATCCAGATGGAGAAGATGAATACTTGGAGGATGAAGATGGGGATGACTTTGCAAGGAAGTTGGGTGTAATGTTTTCATAA
- the LOC116247800 gene encoding zinc finger CCCH domain-containing protein 32-like isoform X2 produces MPKGADCEFRHSEVARVNPRDCWFWRNGNCLNPKCAFRHPPLDGFRGNSAAPSSSVSRPALPPAAPLAHFPSYMPGPYQSPAYSSNRQKIPCYYFQKGTCLKGDKCPFMHGSQPAGDSTSSQVAETVPASDSHSIKKTMKGTGDSILQQENPSGDTIQRVEIPAIVKANAEAGHASTSPPEKNLLINGGDKSRMCIQSSMLVCGGNTLSTHHTHQSQVNDAQAENGKDVDECLGESSPGFDVLVDDDVEEAEYFDTDIEGALSHSRRHLKSMREFDYTASCMDPLGEFEESEVDPPDAYRRNQDLHGREQSHACMDWGLERPSSEERILRFGEESHDVTNGQDLRYHLSKQRRANGSAIGAGSDRHGDLWRRDDKLERYHRHSYEELAQYSNVESSISSRLKGRIKFPGNHSQDPSSERYLDMETKRRQMRIRSSPSRSMVHRETHNNKARGRPNAALRTGEISDYPQHSSASSNRQILKSQVVHEGDEQNVRPRKFSSQDSSAQLSFEGPKPLSVILKRKRAMVSVDSSGSRNADEKSQIESPDEASEPMNMVQPSEILKESCCDVHGPNNVQNSKGKLDSRDEVYSVQNDGLPLQMDCNAPVEDGSVLEIQDQHAENLDVNGEFDDAGSEGRNWKEENPDGEDEYLEDEDGDDFARKLGVMFS; encoded by the exons ATGCCTAAG GGAGCTGACTGTGAATTTCGTCATAGTGAAGTTGCAAGAGTTAATCCCAGGGATTGTTGGTTTTGGCGGAATGGTAACTGTTTGAATCCAAAATGTGCTTTTAGGCATCCG CCACTTGATGGGTTTCGTGGAAATTCAGCAGCACCTTCTTCAAGTGTATCTCGACCTGCTTTACCACCTGCAGCACCATTAGCACATTTCCCTTCGTACATGCCTGGTCCTTACCAGTCTCCTGCTTACAGTTCTAACAGACAAAAAATTCCTTGCTATTATTTCCAGAAAGGAACTTGTTTAAAGGGTGATAAATGTCCTTTTATGCATGGGTCACAGCCTGCAGGTGATTCTACTTCGTCACAGGTAGCAGAAACTGTTCCTGCTTCAGATTCTCACTCCATTAAGAAGACCATGAAGGGAACTGGGGATTCGATTCTTCAGCAAGAGAATCCTTCTGGGGACACCATACAGCGAGTTGAGATACCTGCAATAGTAAAAGCTAATGCTGAAGCTGGACATGCATCTACTTCACCTCCAGAAAAAAACTTGCTGATTAATGGAGGTGATAAGTCAAGAATGTGTATCCAATCTTCCATGTTGGTTTGTGGTGGAAATACCTTAAGCACTCACCATACTCACCAATCCCAAGTAAATGATGCCCAGGCCGAAAATGGAAAGGACGTTGATGAATGTCTTGGTGAATCTTCTCCTGGCTTTGATGTTCTTGTTGATGATGATGTGGAAGAAGCAGAGTACTTTGATACTGACATAGAAGGAGCCCTAAGCCATAGTAGGAggcatttgaaatccatgaggGAGTTTGACTACACTGCGTCATGCATGGATCCTCTTGGTGAGTTTGAAGAGTCTGAGGTAGATCCTCCTGATGCATATAGGCGGAACCAGGATCTACATGGACGGGAGCAAAGCCATGCTTGCATGGATTGGGGTCTAGAAAGACCTTCCTCAGAAGAAAGAATACTGAGGTTCGGAGAAGAAAGCCATGATGTTACAAATGGGCAGGATTTGCGTTATCATCTCTCAAAGCAAAGAAGAGCTAATGGGTCAGCAATTGGTGCTGGTTCAGATCGTCATGGTGATTTATGGAGGAGAGATGATAAGTTGGAGAGATATCACAGGCATTCTTATGAGGAGCTGGCACAGTATTCTAATGTTGAAAGCTCCATAAGTAGCCGTCTAAAGGGCAGGATCAAGTTTCCAGGTAATCATTCTCAAGATCCATCTTCTGAGCGATATTTGGACATGGAAACTAAGAGGAGACAAATGAGGATAAGATCATCTCCAAGCAGGTCCATGGTGCATCGTGAAACACACAATAACAAGGCAAGGGGAAGACCGAATGCGGCGCTCAGGACAGGAGAGATTTCTGATTACCCTCAGCATAGTTCAGCATCATCCAACAGACAGATACTGAAGAGTCAAGTCGTGCATGAGGGAGATGAGCAGAATGTAAGACCAAGGAAGTTTTCCAGTCAAGACTCCAGTGCACAGCTTTCATTTGAGGGTCCGAAGCCCCTCAGTGTTATCCTCAAGAGAAAGCGAGCAATGGTATCTGTAGATAGCAGTGGTTCAAGGAATGCAGATGAAAAGAGCCAGATAGAAAGTCCAGATGAGGCCTCTGAACCTATGAATATGGTTCAGCCTTCTGAGATCCTGAAAGAATCTTGTTGTGATGTTCATGGTCCCAACAACGTCCAAAATAGTAAAGGAAAGCTAGATTCAAGGGATGAAGTCTATTCAGTTCAGAATGATGGGTTGCCTCTACAAATGGACTGTAATGCCCCGGTAGAAGATGGTTCAGTGTTGGAGATACAAGATCAGCATGCTGAAAATCTGGATGTGAATGGAGAATTTGATGATGCAGGGAGTGAAGGGAGAAATTGGAAGGAAGAAAATCCAGATGGAGAAGATGAATACTTGGAGGATGAAGATGGGGATGACTTTGCAAGGAAGTTGGGTGTAATGTTTTCATAA
- the LOC116246874 gene encoding uncharacterized protein LOC116246874 isoform X1: MDKRGNAAKYPLRRRLSATSGSKIVSVYNGGGAVDFADREKKPRRWQEEEVVVVEGAERKKEASYAHRAGGSSPDVDTEEKIVASDMVDVSEGEEATRQPKRVAKIHNHGKALDDCNTVDPATVPRKLRSAMNKRNRESISPPLPESKKCNGSSGSRLTPMGYSNGIKKSRQSLKQANAMDRSPRTTVPIAVTKTEEEVAEALYDLSRMFTGSPVRSKTAETEIEETKPLPSPEERPNRLPLDSAAEDAKKREQEMVDASTDDVLRNPVDVKTSADPTTIIAQPRAAIPLPEKLDLESHVQLDPHNNTQFEKKSSALPLTDVSNVPVPPRGDSEKGLIQPPMSDLLPPDQAEKGPLQSEIFVVKRLEPSENLETCASLGSMPGVAPPLSSHNMNYGSYTDLDLSGLSSTKTTALGGSKSAVSTGKCPDSAKQTWKRCAIHVHLCHFIRCHQNDSKLPTWAVLSWQQPSRVNGDTQKTGTNSVYNHSISSSPTAHSTVERNPKSGCSQLIQGKIPAFDGVQSGETQGIDFLSLSPSASDGAKLRRLNSGAVESTLPAPSSFLSSVQHRSPFSIQPAQLHTGYTDQQLAATASQQMQVQFQVQLPQYIANPFLNPHFAATAATTPAGKQQQQQQQQLWVSQMAQYHQAAQFPKWSNGRNDVASLLPSSQPLSLLDPLSNTFAQSQQLFPLTSARNKNQQPPPQRQQIFRSEGPSQLQLLSNGDRK, from the exons atggaCAAGCGTGGAAACGCAGCCAAGTATCCTCTGAGGCGACGGCTTTCTGCGACATCTGGATCCAAAATTGTCTCCG TCTACAATGGAGGAGGGGCCGTAGATTTTGCAGACCGGGAGAAGAAACCCAGAAGGTGGCAGGAGGaagaggtggtggtggtggagggggcagaaagaaagaaagaggcgTCTTATGCTCATAGAGCCGGCGGGTCTAGCCCTGACGTCGACACGGAGGAGAAGATTGTCGCCAGTGACATGGTCGATGTTTCTGAGGGAGAAGAGGCCACCCGGCAACCCAAGAGGGTGGCCAAGATCCATAATCATGGAAAG GCATTGGACGACTGTAATACGGTTGATCCCGCTACGGTGCCTCGGAAGTTGCGGTCTG CTATGAACAAGCGCAATCGTGAATCTATTTCCCCACCATTGCCGGAATCAAAGAAATGCAATGGCTCCAGTGGAAGTAGATTGACACCCATGGGATATTCAAATGGCATAAAGAAATCTAGACAGAGCCTG AAGCAGGCCAATGCAATGGACAGATCCCCAAGGACAACAGTTCCCATAGCGGTAacaaaaactgaagaagaagtgGCAGAAGCTCTGTATGACTTGTCAAGAATGTTTACTGGTAGTCCTGTTAGAAGCAAAACTGCAGAGacagaaattgaagaaacaaaacCATTGCCTTCGCCAGAGGAGAGACCTAATAGATTGCCTCTTGATTCTGCTGCTGAAG ATGCTAAGAAGAGGGAACAGGAGATGGTTGATGCGTCTACTGATGATGTATTGAGAAATCCTGTTGACGTTAAAACTTCTGCAGATCCTACTACCATTATAGCCCAACCTCGTGCTGCTATCCCTCTCCCTGAAAAGCTTGATCTAGAGTCCCATGTTCAGTTGGATCCACATAACAATACTCAGTTCGAGAAAAAATCATCAGCGCTACCATTAACTGATGTTTCCAATGTACCGGTGCCTCCACGTGGTGACTCTGAGAAAGG ATTGATAcaacctcccatgtctgatttgcTTCCACCAGATCAAGCCGAGAAAGGACCTCTGCAG TCTGAAATCTTCGTTGTGAAAAGGTTGGAGCCTTCTGAAAACCTTGAGACATGTGCATCCCTTGGGAGCATGCCAG GAGTTGCTCCTCCACTTTCAAGCCACAACATGAACTACGGTTCATACACTGATTTGGATTTATCAGG ACTGTCTTCAACGAAGACCACGGCATTGGGAGGTTCAAAATCTGCTGTTTCTACTGGAAAG TGTCCAGATTCTGCAAAGCAGACATGGAAACGATGTGCTATTCATGTGCATCTATGCCACTTTATACGTTGCCACCAAAATGATAGCAAGCTTCCCACGTGGGCGGTTCTCTCTTGGCAACAACCATCAAGGGTAAACGGGGATACCCAGAAAACTGGTACCAACTCTGTTTATAATCACAGCATCTCGTCCAGCCCAACAGCACATTCTACTGTCGAAAGGAATCCAAAGAGCGGGTGCTCCCAACTGATTCAAGGGAAAATACCAGCTTTCGATGGGGTACAGTCTGGGGAAACACAG GGTATCGACTTTTTGTCACTATCTCCAAGTGCTAGTGATGGAGCTAAATTAAGGAGACTAAACTCTGGCGCAGTAGAGTCCACCCTGCCTGCCCCTTCTTCCTTCTTGAGTTCTGTCCAGCACCGGTCGCCCTTCTCCATCCAACCTGCACAGCTCCACACGGGGTACACAGACCAGCAACTAGCAGCAACTGCTTCCCAGCAG ATGCAGGTTCAGTTTCAGGTACAGTTGCCTCAGTATATTGCTAATCCGTTCCTCAACCCTCATTTCGCGGCTACTGCAGCGACTACTCCGGCGGGGAAGcagcaacaacagcagcagcagcaacttTGGGTGTCGCAAATGGCACAATACCATCAAGCTGCTCAATTTCCAAAGTGGTCAAATGGAAGGAACGACGTGGCTTCTCTCCTCCCCAGCAGCCAGCCTCTGTCTTTGCTGGACCCATTGAGCAACACATTTGCTCAAAGCCAACAGCTTTTTCCCTTGACTTCAGCCCGGAACAAGAACCAGCAGCCCCCGCCACAGCGACAGCAAATTTTCCGGTCGGAGGGTCCATCCCAACTGCAGCTTCTGAGCAATGGTGATCGTAAGTGA
- the LOC116246874 gene encoding uncharacterized protein LOC116246874 isoform X2 — protein MDKRGNAAKYPLRRRLSATSGSKIVSVYNGGGAVDFADREKKPRRWQEEEVVVVEGAERKKEASYAHRAGGSSPDVDTEEKIVASDMVDVSEGEEATRQPKRVAKIHNHGKALDDCNTVDPATVPRKLRSAMNKRNRESISPPLPESKKCNGSSGSRLTPMGYSNGIKKSRQSLKQANAMDRSPRTTVPIAVTKTEEEVAEALYDLSRMFTGSPVRSKTAETEIEETKPLPSPEERPNRLPLDSAAEDAKKREQEMVDASTDDVLRNPVDVKTSADPTTIIAQPRAAIPLPEKLDLESHVQLDPHNNTQFEKKSSALPLTDVSNVPVPPRGDSEKGLIQPPMSDLLPPDQAEKGPLQSEIFVVKRLEPSENLETCASLGSMPGVAPPLSSHNMNYGSYTDLDLSGLSSTKTTALGGSKSAVSTGKCPDSAKQTWKRCAIHVHLCHFIRCHQNDSKLPTWAVLSWQQPSRVNGDTQKTGTNSVYNHSISSSPTAHSTVERNPKSGCSQLIQGKIPAFDGVQSGETQGIDFLSLSPSASDGAKLRRLNSGAVESTLPAPSSFLSSVQHRSPFSIQPAQLHTGYTDQQLAATASQQVQFQVQLPQYIANPFLNPHFAATAATTPAGKQQQQQQQQLWVSQMAQYHQAAQFPKWSNGRNDVASLLPSSQPLSLLDPLSNTFAQSQQLFPLTSARNKNQQPPPQRQQIFRSEGPSQLQLLSNGDRK, from the exons atggaCAAGCGTGGAAACGCAGCCAAGTATCCTCTGAGGCGACGGCTTTCTGCGACATCTGGATCCAAAATTGTCTCCG TCTACAATGGAGGAGGGGCCGTAGATTTTGCAGACCGGGAGAAGAAACCCAGAAGGTGGCAGGAGGaagaggtggtggtggtggagggggcagaaagaaagaaagaggcgTCTTATGCTCATAGAGCCGGCGGGTCTAGCCCTGACGTCGACACGGAGGAGAAGATTGTCGCCAGTGACATGGTCGATGTTTCTGAGGGAGAAGAGGCCACCCGGCAACCCAAGAGGGTGGCCAAGATCCATAATCATGGAAAG GCATTGGACGACTGTAATACGGTTGATCCCGCTACGGTGCCTCGGAAGTTGCGGTCTG CTATGAACAAGCGCAATCGTGAATCTATTTCCCCACCATTGCCGGAATCAAAGAAATGCAATGGCTCCAGTGGAAGTAGATTGACACCCATGGGATATTCAAATGGCATAAAGAAATCTAGACAGAGCCTG AAGCAGGCCAATGCAATGGACAGATCCCCAAGGACAACAGTTCCCATAGCGGTAacaaaaactgaagaagaagtgGCAGAAGCTCTGTATGACTTGTCAAGAATGTTTACTGGTAGTCCTGTTAGAAGCAAAACTGCAGAGacagaaattgaagaaacaaaacCATTGCCTTCGCCAGAGGAGAGACCTAATAGATTGCCTCTTGATTCTGCTGCTGAAG ATGCTAAGAAGAGGGAACAGGAGATGGTTGATGCGTCTACTGATGATGTATTGAGAAATCCTGTTGACGTTAAAACTTCTGCAGATCCTACTACCATTATAGCCCAACCTCGTGCTGCTATCCCTCTCCCTGAAAAGCTTGATCTAGAGTCCCATGTTCAGTTGGATCCACATAACAATACTCAGTTCGAGAAAAAATCATCAGCGCTACCATTAACTGATGTTTCCAATGTACCGGTGCCTCCACGTGGTGACTCTGAGAAAGG ATTGATAcaacctcccatgtctgatttgcTTCCACCAGATCAAGCCGAGAAAGGACCTCTGCAG TCTGAAATCTTCGTTGTGAAAAGGTTGGAGCCTTCTGAAAACCTTGAGACATGTGCATCCCTTGGGAGCATGCCAG GAGTTGCTCCTCCACTTTCAAGCCACAACATGAACTACGGTTCATACACTGATTTGGATTTATCAGG ACTGTCTTCAACGAAGACCACGGCATTGGGAGGTTCAAAATCTGCTGTTTCTACTGGAAAG TGTCCAGATTCTGCAAAGCAGACATGGAAACGATGTGCTATTCATGTGCATCTATGCCACTTTATACGTTGCCACCAAAATGATAGCAAGCTTCCCACGTGGGCGGTTCTCTCTTGGCAACAACCATCAAGGGTAAACGGGGATACCCAGAAAACTGGTACCAACTCTGTTTATAATCACAGCATCTCGTCCAGCCCAACAGCACATTCTACTGTCGAAAGGAATCCAAAGAGCGGGTGCTCCCAACTGATTCAAGGGAAAATACCAGCTTTCGATGGGGTACAGTCTGGGGAAACACAG GGTATCGACTTTTTGTCACTATCTCCAAGTGCTAGTGATGGAGCTAAATTAAGGAGACTAAACTCTGGCGCAGTAGAGTCCACCCTGCCTGCCCCTTCTTCCTTCTTGAGTTCTGTCCAGCACCGGTCGCCCTTCTCCATCCAACCTGCACAGCTCCACACGGGGTACACAGACCAGCAACTAGCAGCAACTGCTTCCCAGCAG GTTCAGTTTCAGGTACAGTTGCCTCAGTATATTGCTAATCCGTTCCTCAACCCTCATTTCGCGGCTACTGCAGCGACTACTCCGGCGGGGAAGcagcaacaacagcagcagcagcaacttTGGGTGTCGCAAATGGCACAATACCATCAAGCTGCTCAATTTCCAAAGTGGTCAAATGGAAGGAACGACGTGGCTTCTCTCCTCCCCAGCAGCCAGCCTCTGTCTTTGCTGGACCCATTGAGCAACACATTTGCTCAAAGCCAACAGCTTTTTCCCTTGACTTCAGCCCGGAACAAGAACCAGCAGCCCCCGCCACAGCGACAGCAAATTTTCCGGTCGGAGGGTCCATCCCAACTGCAGCTTCTGAGCAATGGTGATCGTAAGTGA
- the LOC116246874 gene encoding uncharacterized protein LOC116246874 isoform X3: MNKRNRESISPPLPESKKCNGSSGSRLTPMGYSNGIKKSRQSLKQANAMDRSPRTTVPIAVTKTEEEVAEALYDLSRMFTGSPVRSKTAETEIEETKPLPSPEERPNRLPLDSAAEDAKKREQEMVDASTDDVLRNPVDVKTSADPTTIIAQPRAAIPLPEKLDLESHVQLDPHNNTQFEKKSSALPLTDVSNVPVPPRGDSEKGLIQPPMSDLLPPDQAEKGPLQSEIFVVKRLEPSENLETCASLGSMPGVAPPLSSHNMNYGSYTDLDLSGLSSTKTTALGGSKSAVSTGKCPDSAKQTWKRCAIHVHLCHFIRCHQNDSKLPTWAVLSWQQPSRVNGDTQKTGTNSVYNHSISSSPTAHSTVERNPKSGCSQLIQGKIPAFDGVQSGETQGIDFLSLSPSASDGAKLRRLNSGAVESTLPAPSSFLSSVQHRSPFSIQPAQLHTGYTDQQLAATASQQMQVQFQVQLPQYIANPFLNPHFAATAATTPAGKQQQQQQQQLWVSQMAQYHQAAQFPKWSNGRNDVASLLPSSQPLSLLDPLSNTFAQSQQLFPLTSARNKNQQPPPQRQQIFRSEGPSQLQLLSNGDRK, encoded by the exons ATGAACAAGCGCAATCGTGAATCTATTTCCCCACCATTGCCGGAATCAAAGAAATGCAATGGCTCCAGTGGAAGTAGATTGACACCCATGGGATATTCAAATGGCATAAAGAAATCTAGACAGAGCCTG AAGCAGGCCAATGCAATGGACAGATCCCCAAGGACAACAGTTCCCATAGCGGTAacaaaaactgaagaagaagtgGCAGAAGCTCTGTATGACTTGTCAAGAATGTTTACTGGTAGTCCTGTTAGAAGCAAAACTGCAGAGacagaaattgaagaaacaaaacCATTGCCTTCGCCAGAGGAGAGACCTAATAGATTGCCTCTTGATTCTGCTGCTGAAG ATGCTAAGAAGAGGGAACAGGAGATGGTTGATGCGTCTACTGATGATGTATTGAGAAATCCTGTTGACGTTAAAACTTCTGCAGATCCTACTACCATTATAGCCCAACCTCGTGCTGCTATCCCTCTCCCTGAAAAGCTTGATCTAGAGTCCCATGTTCAGTTGGATCCACATAACAATACTCAGTTCGAGAAAAAATCATCAGCGCTACCATTAACTGATGTTTCCAATGTACCGGTGCCTCCACGTGGTGACTCTGAGAAAGG ATTGATAcaacctcccatgtctgatttgcTTCCACCAGATCAAGCCGAGAAAGGACCTCTGCAG TCTGAAATCTTCGTTGTGAAAAGGTTGGAGCCTTCTGAAAACCTTGAGACATGTGCATCCCTTGGGAGCATGCCAG GAGTTGCTCCTCCACTTTCAAGCCACAACATGAACTACGGTTCATACACTGATTTGGATTTATCAGG ACTGTCTTCAACGAAGACCACGGCATTGGGAGGTTCAAAATCTGCTGTTTCTACTGGAAAG TGTCCAGATTCTGCAAAGCAGACATGGAAACGATGTGCTATTCATGTGCATCTATGCCACTTTATACGTTGCCACCAAAATGATAGCAAGCTTCCCACGTGGGCGGTTCTCTCTTGGCAACAACCATCAAGGGTAAACGGGGATACCCAGAAAACTGGTACCAACTCTGTTTATAATCACAGCATCTCGTCCAGCCCAACAGCACATTCTACTGTCGAAAGGAATCCAAAGAGCGGGTGCTCCCAACTGATTCAAGGGAAAATACCAGCTTTCGATGGGGTACAGTCTGGGGAAACACAG GGTATCGACTTTTTGTCACTATCTCCAAGTGCTAGTGATGGAGCTAAATTAAGGAGACTAAACTCTGGCGCAGTAGAGTCCACCCTGCCTGCCCCTTCTTCCTTCTTGAGTTCTGTCCAGCACCGGTCGCCCTTCTCCATCCAACCTGCACAGCTCCACACGGGGTACACAGACCAGCAACTAGCAGCAACTGCTTCCCAGCAG ATGCAGGTTCAGTTTCAGGTACAGTTGCCTCAGTATATTGCTAATCCGTTCCTCAACCCTCATTTCGCGGCTACTGCAGCGACTACTCCGGCGGGGAAGcagcaacaacagcagcagcagcaacttTGGGTGTCGCAAATGGCACAATACCATCAAGCTGCTCAATTTCCAAAGTGGTCAAATGGAAGGAACGACGTGGCTTCTCTCCTCCCCAGCAGCCAGCCTCTGTCTTTGCTGGACCCATTGAGCAACACATTTGCTCAAAGCCAACAGCTTTTTCCCTTGACTTCAGCCCGGAACAAGAACCAGCAGCCCCCGCCACAGCGACAGCAAATTTTCCGGTCGGAGGGTCCATCCCAACTGCAGCTTCTGAGCAATGGTGATCGTAAGTGA